The Magnolia sinica isolate HGM2019 chromosome 10, MsV1, whole genome shotgun sequence genome includes a window with the following:
- the LOC131257905 gene encoding protein FERTILITY RESTORER RF2, mitochondrial-like: MSSLSAIAPVLPVSPKRPIGKQEIQHRGRIRLIECGLAIPSIQSQPFRCGSLVSHARRPPSSMVVCAAALNARCGAEQTQTVTRQSSTITIAPIQGKEKSPELDDGGTGFPPRDDGDGGGGGGGGGHGWSGGFFFFGLLAFLGFLKDQESEGPYRNDRRR, translated from the exons ATGTCTTCTTTGAGTGCAATAGCACCAGTGCTTCCCGTTTCCCCCAAGAGACCTATAG gcaaacaagaaattcagcataGAGGGAGGATTCGGCTTATTGAATGTGGTCTGGCAATACCCAGCATACAATCTCAACCATTTCGGTGTGGAAGCTTGGTTTCACATGCTCGTCGGCCACCTTCCTCCATGGTGGTCTGCGCTGCTGCTTTG AATGCAAGATGTGGAGCAGAGCAAACCCAAACCGTTACTCGCCAATCTTCAACAATCACCATTGCGCCAATTCAAG GCAAGGAAAAGTCACCTGAGCTTGATGATGGTGGAACTGGGTTCCCCCCACGTGACGATGGCGATGGCGGTGGCGGCGGTGGCGGCGGTGGCCATGGATGGTCAGGTGGGTTCTTCTTCTTTGGCCTGCTTGCTTTCCTTGGATTTCTCAAGGATCAAGAGAGTGAGGGGCCTTATAGGAATGATCGGAGGAGATAA
- the LOC131257906 gene encoding zinc finger protein CONSTANS-LIKE 9-like: MGPLCEFCGEQRSMVYCRSDAACLCLSCDRNVHSANALSWRHSRTLLCDRCNSQPAVVRCVDEKLSLCQNCNWNGHGSTGLAAGHKRQPINCYSGCPSAAELSRIWSFIEDFPSTADSNCEEGFGLMSINENSVSNYWGPPESSTVDPVGTGVHDLENSDKFDAWLGSSPMSALNTTACADQPVGSMDSTTPKLSCTGTKALELCQDDALYEDFSMDDVELSFENYEEFFGISQNQSGQPFEDADIDSLFATKSMPAAGTSGQGDFAEASSAKKAKAAQAACSNTVSSDSPMLNRRAKSDSNLCFPATQAHSSLSLSFSGLTGESSGGDYQDCEMSSMLLMGEPPWYSPGPENQLPTASRDSAVMRYKEKKKARKFDKKIRYASRKARADVRRRVKGRFVKAGEAYDYDPMCQTRSY; this comes from the exons ATGGGTCCTCTTTGTGAGTTCTGTGGGGAGCAAAGGTCCATGGTATATTGCAGATCTGATGCTGCTTGCTTGTGTTTGTCTTGTGACCGCAACGTTCATTCCGCAAATGCGCTTTCTTGGCGCCACTCGCGGACCCTTTTGTGCGACAGATGCAATTCACAGCCTGCAGTAGTTAGGTGTGTTGACGAGAAGCTTTCTCTCTGTCAAAATTGCAATTGGAATGGACACGGTAGCACTGGCTTGGCTGCTGGACATAAAAGACAACCGATCAACTGCTACTCGGGCTGCCCTTCGGCAGCGGAACTTTCTAGAATCTGGTCATTTATTGAGGACTTCCCTTCTACAGCAGATTCAAATTGTGAGGAAGGGTTCGGCTTGATGAGCATCAATGAGAATAGTGTTAGCAACTATTGGGGGCCTCCAGAAAGCAGTACGGTGGACCCAGTTGGCACAGGGGTGCATGACCTGGAAAATTCAGATAAATTTGATGCTTGGTTGGGATCCTCTCCAATGTCTGCATTGAATACTACAGCATGTGCAGATCAGCCGGTTGGATCCATGGACTCAACCACACCCAAG CTATCTTGTACTGGGACAAAAGCCCTTGAACTATGTCAAGATGATGCTCTATATGAAGATTTCAGTATGGATGATGTTGAGTTGAGTTTTGAGAACTATGAAGAGTTCTTTGGCATATCTCAGAACCAATCAGGACAGCCTTTTGAGGATGCTGATATTGATAGTTTGTTTGCAACAAAGAGCATGCCTGCAGCTGGGACCAGCGGTCAGGGCGATTTTGCAGAG GCATCTTCAGCCAAGAAGGCTAAAGCAGCACAGGCAGCATGCAGCAATACGGTATCTTCTGATTCCCCGATGTTGAATCGTCGGGCCAAATCTGACTCCAACCTCTGCTTTCCGGCAACGCAAGCACATTCCAGCCTCTCACTTTCATTTTCAGGCTTGACTGGTGAGAGCAGTGGTGGAGATTATCAAGACTGCGAGATGTCATCAATGCTTCTCATGGGTGAGCCTCCATGGTATTCTCCTGGTCCTGAAAACCAGTTACCAACGGCAAGCAGGGACAGTGCTGTTATGCGCTataaggaaaagaagaaggcACGCAA GTTTGACAAGAAGATACGGTATGCTTCTCGCAAGGCTAGGGCTGATGTGAGAAGGCGTGTGAAGGGGCGGTTTGTGAAGGCTGGTGAGGCTTATGATTATGATCCAATGTGCCAGACAAGAAGCTACTGA